GTCGTTCACCGACCAGAGCGCGTCGTGACGGGCCGCCGCGTCCGCGAGGATGCGCAGGAAGTCGAGCTGCTCGCCGCCCTCCAAGGACTTGTCGCGCAACTGGATGATGTCGACGCCGCCAGCGAACGCAGCATCCACGAAATCGGCGAAGTCCCCCTGACGGGCGCGCGCGTCGGTGCAGAGATAGAGGCGTGCAGCGGCGATGGACATCGGCTCACCCTATCGGCGGATCCGGTCCGCCGCGGCCGGCCCACCGCCGACGTGATTGTCGTCGGCGGCGGGATCATCGGATTGAGCATCGCCTGGCGCGCGATGCAGACCGGACGCTCCGTGCTGCTGATCGACCCCGCTCCCGCCCAGGGCGCGACGTTCGCAGCGGCAGGCATGCTCGCGCCGGTGAGCGAGTACCACCACCAGGAGGACGCGCTCCTGCCGGCGATGCGGGAGTCCGCCGCGCGGTACCCCGGGTTCGTCCGCGAGCTGGAACTCGTCGAAGGGGCGTCAGGCTACCTCCGCACAGAGACGCTGCTGGTGGGCGTCGATCATGGGGACCGGCAGGCACTGGCGGATCTGCACGCCGCGCACCGTCGTGCGCAACTCGAGGCCGAGCCGCTGACGACACGCGACGCGCGCGCTCGCGAACCACTCCTCGGTCCGCGGGTGAGCAGCGTCTACCGCGTGGCGGGCGACCACCAGGTCGACCCGCGGATGCTCGCGGCCAGCCTGCTCGACCGGCTCCAGACGCCGGACGGACATGCGCGTCAGGTGGGTATCGCGCGTGAGCAGGTGGTCGCCCTGCTGCATCGCGATCGCGCGGACGACGACTCACCTGTCATCGGAGTCCGGCTCTCGGACGGGACCGAAGTCGTCGGGGCGGAGGTCGTGCTCGCCAACGGTGCCGGAGCGAGCGCCATCGACGGGGTCCCCGGACGTCTCGCTCTGCCGCTGCGACCCGTGTACGGCGACATCCTCCGGCTCGGGGTGCCCGACCGGCTCCGGCCGCTGCTCCGCAGCACGGTACGCGCCCTCGTCCACGGTGAGAGCGTCTACCTGGTACCCCGCGCCGACGGGACCCTCGTCGTCGGCGCCACGCAGCGCGAGGACGGAGTGGATGCGGTGTCCGCGGGCGGCGTTCACCGGCTCCTTCGTGACGCACAGCAGGTGGTGCCCGCGGTGGGGGAGTTGTCGCTGATCGAGGCGACGGCGAGGACGCGACCGGGCACGCCGGATAACGCACCCCTCTTGGGACGCGTCCCGGGCCGGGACGGCGCCGCTGTCGCCGGACTGACCGTGGCCACGGGCTTCTTCCGCCACGGAGTCCTTCTCGCGCCGCTCGCGGCGGACATCGTCCTGGGTCTCATGGACGGCCACCCCGATCACCGCTGGGACGCGTTCCGTCCCGATCGATTCACCACTCACGCCGATCACACGGCAGAAGGGATCCACCGATGACCGCGATCACCGTCAACGGCGAACCCCGTCACACGTCCGCTTCGCAGTCGGTCGCCGACCTGATGGAAGGGATCCTGGGCGTTCGGATCGGGGTGGACGGCACCGTCCCCGGCGGCACGACTCTGGGCATCGCCGTCGCCGTCAATTCCGTCGTCGTCCCTCGCGCGCGATGGGCGCACGAGCGTCTCGCCGAGGGCGACGCGGTCGAGATCGTCAGCGCCACGCAGGGAGGATGACGTGACCACCGACACTCTGCACATCGACGGCGTCGCTCTCGGCTCACGACTGATCATGGGGACCGGCGGCGCACCCAGCCACGCCGGTCTCGGCGCGGCGCTGCGGGCCTCGGGCACGGAACTCACCACCGTCTCGATGCGCCGGCACGATCCGTCGACGACCGGCTCCCTCTTCCGGTTGCTGAGCGACGAGGGCATCCGCCTGCTTCCGAACACGGCAGGATGCCTCACCGCACGGGAGGCTGTGCTCACCGCAGAACTGGCGCGCGAGGCGTTGTCGACCCACTGGATCAAGCTCGAGGTGATCGCGGACGAGGACACCCTTCTTCCTGACGGAGCCGAGCTCGCCCAGGCCACCGAGGAGCTCGTCGCACGGGGCTTCGTCGTGTTCGCGTACACCAACGACGACCCGGCACTCGCCCTGCGACTTGAAGAGCTCGGCGCAGCCGCGGTCATGCCCCTGGGCGCCCCGATCGGCACGGGACTCGGCATCCTCAACCCGCACAACATCTCGCTCATCGTCGAACGCGCCGGCATTCCGATCGTGCTGGATGCAGGAATCGGCACCGCATCCGACGCAGCCCTCGCCATGGAGCTCGGCTGTGACGCCGTCCTGCTGGCCACGGCGGTCACGCGCGCGCAGGATCCGGTCGGCATGGCGACGGCCTTCCGCCACGCCGTGATCGCCGGTCGACTCGCCCGCCTGTCGGGCAGGATCCCGCGGCGCACTGCGGCCCACGCCTCCTCGGCCATGGAAGGAAGGCCCGACCTATGACACCGACACCGAAAGGCACCCCGCTGCCGCCGGTCGTCGCGCCGGCTCCGGAGTTGGAGCCCGAGGAGATCGACCGGTACTCCCGGCACATCCTGCTCCCCGAGATCGGGGTCGTGGGGCAGCGGCGGCTGAAGAATGCGCGTGTGCTGGTGATCGGCGGTGGCGGGCTCGGATCCCCGATCCTCCTCTACCTCGCCGCCGCCGGGGTCGGCACGCTGGGGATCGCGGACGACGACGTCGTGGAGTCGAGCAACCTCCAGCGTCAGATCGTCCACGGCGTCGACGACATCGGCCGCCTCAAGATCGACTCCGCACGCGACGCCGTCACCGCGATCAACCCGCGGGTAAAGGTGCACACCCATCCGCTGCGACTGTCGAGGGAGACCGCGACGGGACTGTTCCAGGAATACGACGTCATCGTCGACGGGACGGACAACTTCGCCACCCGCTACCTCGTCTCGGATGCCGCGACCGTGACGGGGAAGCCGTGCGTCTGGGGATCGATCCTTCGATTCCAGGCGCAGGTCAGTGTGTTCTGGAGCATTCACGGCCCGACGTACCGCGACCTCTACCCGGACGCACCGCCCCCCGAGTCCGCCCCCTCGTGCGGCGAAGCGGGCGTGTTCGGTGTGCTCTGCGGCGTGGCCGGATCGATGATGGCCGCCGAGGCGATCAAACTCATCACCGGCACGGGTCGAACCCTGCTCGGGCGACTCGCCACCTTCGACCTCGCCGACGCCAGGTGGCGGGAGTTCACCGTCGCACCCGACCCCGTCACCGACCCCGGTGCGCGCACGGGCACCGGGGGACTGTGTCCTGCGGACTCGTGCACTGAGGAGGATCCGGCTGCCCTCATCGACGTGGACGAGCTGAGCAACGCGCTGGCGGGGTGCTCGTCGAGCGAGGTGCCGTTCGAGCTTCTCGACGTCCGAGAGGCCGACGAGTACGCCCGAGGACACATCTCGGGCGCGCGCTCCACGCCGCTCAGCCGACTGCGAGCCGACGGCCCGGGTTTCGCCGCCCTCCCCGCCGATCGTCCGATCATCGTCTACTGCAAGGCAGGACCGCGTGCGCGTGCCGCCGCGGCACTTCTCCTGGCCGCCGGGCACCCCGAGGTGCGTGTCCTGGACGGGGGATTCGCCCGGTGGGCCCTCCAGTCGTACTGACCGCCTCGCCGACCGCCCGGTCGCTTTCTCCGAGGGCGCGCGCTCAGTCCCGTCGGCGCGGATGCTCCGTCGCTGCCGACGTGCCGCGATGGAAGTGGTTCAACGGTCCGTTTCCCGTGCCCACGCGGAGCTCGTCCGCGTGCCGGAGCGCCCCGGACAGCCAGTCTTTCGCATGCAGCAGGGAGGAGTGCCAGTCGCCGAACCGGGCTTGCAGGGTGGCGAGTTCCGGCAGGTTCGGCGTGAGCAGGTCGACGCAAGACAGGAGGCCGTCCCACCGGCGCAGCGCGCGGGTGGGAAGGAGTCGCCGGCCGCTCGAGGAATGAAGCACCGGGTCGAGGACCACGATGGGCGGGCGAACCCGGTGGAGCCAGCGCTCCACCGCCGCGACGGCAGCGGTCGAGCCGAGCATCCCGATCTTCACCGCGTCGACGATGACATCGTCGCTGACCGCATCCAGCTGCGCGCGAAGCACGCGAGCCGGCGGCACGTGCACCGACCGGACGCCGTGGGTGTTCTGCGCCACCACGGCGGTAACCACAGCCATTCCGTAGCCGCCGTTGGCGGCGATGCTCTTCAGGTCGGCGTGGATCCCCGCGCCTCCGGCCGGCTCGCCTGCTCGCGCACGGAGGGCAGCTCCAGGTAGACCGTGCCGCCGGAATCACGGAAAGCCCCGGACTTCTCACGCATGCCCGCGATCCGTTCCTGCTCGGACATGTCGCCGAACTGGTCGCGGATGTCTTGCGAGATGCGCATCGAGCAGAACTTCGGCCCGCACATCGAGCAGAAGTGCGCGGTCTTGGCCGGTTCCGCGGGCAGCGTCTCGTCGTGGAACTCCTCCGCCGTGACGGGATCGAGGGAAAGGGCGAACTGATCCCGCCAGCGGAACTCGAAGCGTGCCTTCGACAGAGCGTCGTCGCGCTCGTTGGCGCCGGGGTGCCCCTTGGCGAGGTCCGCGGCGTGCGCGGCGATCTTGTAGGTGATCACGCCGGTCTTCACGTCGTCCTTGTTCGGCAGTCCCAGGTGCTCCTTCGGGGTGACGTAGCAGAGCATGGCGGTGCCGTACCGGGCGATCTCGGTCGCCCCGATCGCCGAGGTGATGTGGTCATACCCCGGGGCGACATCCGTCACCAGCGGTCCGAGCGTATAGAACGGCGCACCGTCGCAGAGCTCCTGCTGCCGTTCCACGTTCTCGCGGACGAGGTGGAACGGCACGTGCCCGGGACCTTCGACCATGACCTGCACGTCGTATGCCCATGCGCGCTTGGTCAGTTCGGCGAGGGTGTCGAGCTCGGCGAACTGCGCCGCGTCGTTCGCATCGGCCGTGGATCCGGGCCGCAGTCCGTCACCGAGCGAGAATGC
The sequence above is a segment of the Microcella alkaliphila genome. Coding sequences within it:
- the thiO gene encoding glycine oxidase ThiO, producing the protein MIVVGGGIIGLSIAWRAMQTGRSVLLIDPAPAQGATFAAAGMLAPVSEYHHQEDALLPAMRESAARYPGFVRELELVEGASGYLRTETLLVGVDHGDRQALADLHAAHRRAQLEAEPLTTRDARAREPLLGPRVSSVYRVAGDHQVDPRMLAASLLDRLQTPDGHARQVGIAREQVVALLHRDRADDDSPVIGVRLSDGTEVVGAEVVLANGAGASAIDGVPGRLALPLRPVYGDILRLGVPDRLRPLLRSTVRALVHGESVYLVPRADGTLVVGATQREDGVDAVSAGGVHRLLRDAQQVVPAVGELSLIEATARTRPGTPDNAPLLGRVPGRDGAAVAGLTVATGFFRHGVLLAPLAADIVLGLMDGHPDHRWDAFRPDRFTTHADHTAEGIHR
- the thiS gene encoding sulfur carrier protein ThiS, whose protein sequence is MTAITVNGEPRHTSASQSVADLMEGILGVRIGVDGTVPGGTTLGIAVAVNSVVVPRARWAHERLAEGDAVEIVSATQGG
- a CDS encoding thiazole synthase, producing the protein MGTGGAPSHAGLGAALRASGTELTTVSMRRHDPSTTGSLFRLLSDEGIRLLPNTAGCLTAREAVLTAELAREALSTHWIKLEVIADEDTLLPDGAELAQATEELVARGFVVFAYTNDDPALALRLEELGAAAVMPLGAPIGTGLGILNPHNISLIVERAGIPIVLDAGIGTASDAALAMELGCDAVLLATAVTRAQDPVGMATAFRHAVIAGRLARLSGRIPRRTAAHASSAMEGRPDL
- the moeB gene encoding molybdopterin-synthase adenylyltransferase MoeB, with product MTPTPKGTPLPPVVAPAPELEPEEIDRYSRHILLPEIGVVGQRRLKNARVLVIGGGGLGSPILLYLAAAGVGTLGIADDDVVESSNLQRQIVHGVDDIGRLKIDSARDAVTAINPRVKVHTHPLRLSRETATGLFQEYDVIVDGTDNFATRYLVSDAATVTGKPCVWGSILRFQAQVSVFWSIHGPTYRDLYPDAPPPESAPSCGEAGVFGVLCGVAGSMMAAEAIKLITGTGRTLLGRLATFDLADARWREFTVAPDPVTDPGARTGTGGLCPADSCTEEDPAALIDVDELSNALAGCSSSEVPFELLDVREADEYARGHISGARSTPLSRLRADGPGFAALPADRPIIVYCKAGPRARAAAALLLAAGHPEVRVLDGGFARWALQSY
- a CDS encoding bifunctional hydroxymethylpyrimidine kinase/phosphomethylpyrimidine kinase; this translates as MHADLKSIAANGGYGMAVVTAVVAQNTHGVRSVHVPPARVLRAQLDAVSDDVIVDAVKIGMLGSTAAVAAVERWLHRVRPPIVVLDPVLHSSSGRRLLPTRALRRWDGLLSCVDLLTPNLPELATLQARFGDWHSSLLHAKDWLSGALRHADELRVGTGNGPLNHFHRGTSAATEHPRRRD